Part of the Oncorhynchus masou masou isolate Uvic2021 chromosome 18, UVic_Omas_1.1, whole genome shotgun sequence genome, CCTCACTCCGCACTGTGCTTGGCCTGGGTCGTGCATTTTCTTTTCACATTGTTCTTTCCAGCACGGTTCCAGAAACTATGGTGGATGCGGAACCAGGGCAGCCTATCGTGTGAATCAGATAATAAGGTGGCCTTACTGGTGAGGGATCCATTGCCAGAGCCAAACAGCAAACGGCCGGTGAGCATGAGAGGGAGCAGGTAGGCTGTTCCTTTGAAGTGAGAACCCAGAGCAAAGATGGCTGACCCCAGCAcacacaggaaggagaagaggaacacaccaactacacacacagagagacagagagagagagaacattaggaGAACCAACAGAACATTCAGCACCATGCACCAGAGAATAGAAACATGGGTTGTTCCAGCATATCAATCAATGTGAGTTCAATGATTAGAAATGTCAAGAGTTTTGAATCTCAGTTTAGTGCAGTGGAGTAGACTAGACAATATCAACTTACAGCGGTTGCCTAGTTTGTCAATAAGGAACCCAGCCATTATAACCACCACTGCATTACTgttgacagagagaaaagagtgagACATCGGGCCTATAGTTAATTATTCCATGAATATATATAGGGGTTGTTTACACTTACGTCCAGGCATAGATGGCATAGAGCAGATTATACTCCTGAGGGGTCATCCCCAGTCCCTCCACACAGTCCACTGTCCCATTGATCACGGTTGTATTGGCACACGTCAAATTCtttgtggggggggtggggggggggggtgaacagtGTTTTGTTATCAACCCGATTCTGCCGCATACGTTTGACACGGTGTAATTCACGATTCCATCACAAAGTGTGTCATTAATGAGGGTCAATGTGTGGAACTATTAGTTAAGCTCTGTGGTGAAATGAGTGCATTCAGTGTGAGTGACAGAGGCTACTTTACTCTCATTGTGCAAAGGCCTATATAGGCTACTCCTGCAACTCACCCCTTGGAACTGGTCCTGGAGGACACTAGGGATGTCGAAGCAGAAGTAGGAGCCAAACGTGAGCAGACAGTTGAAGAACAATACCAGAAAGCGGTAGTATGCTGTGAGAAGACAGTGTGATGCATGACACGTGACGAACAGCCATGTCACAAAACGTTGCTGCTAAATGCCAGTGGTCAGCAAGCCTGGTCCTGGAAACCTACAGGATGTGTAGGCTTTTTGTTCCAGCCCGGCACTGTCACACTCCAGTCAGTTAATGAGGGTTTTGATGAGCAGTTCATTTGTTGAATCATTTGAGTTAATGCTGGGCTGGAAACAAGAGCTTGTACAACGTGTGAGCTACAGGACCAACAACACGACCACTGCACTTTATAGATTTGGCCAACATAATGAATATTCAATAACTAATTAAATGTTATAAATAACCATAATAAATATAAACAGAAGATATTTGTGGAGTTTGCAGTAAGCCAAGTTTGCCAACTAAGCAATTACGAGAAGAAATTGTGATCTTGCACAATTCAAGAGGGGTTTCTTGGCAATGGATCTCTGAATTTGATGATCTCTCTTTATCCAcataaaaaaacagaatacccTGGGCCCCATACCTTTCTCTGCCGGCTGCGCCATAGTAAGTTAAAACGAGGTCCACAAAACTAAAGTAGCCTAAACGTAAATACCCATTTGTTTTCTGTTTATGTCGGTCGGAAGAACCGAACGGTTATTCAATAAATCGCCGTATTCCAAGTTGCAACTACGCAGATTGCGCACACTTTAAAGTATATGGATAGATTGTGAGACACTTTTCGAATACACGGATGCTTTACAAGTCGCAGAACGCGCGCAAGGGCTCGGAGGTGTAATGGCAAGAACTTTCACTGCCCTCGTGCGCCGTCGTCACTTCCTTACTGACATAGTTCCTCGTTTGGATTGGTTCCCCAGCTATTGTCAAATAAAAAAATGCGAGGTAAAATCAAGAATGTCGATGAATTTCAGGTCGggaagtcggagctctagaaacaTGCCCAAGTTATAATTGTGTTATTCTAAtgttatatttaagcaataatgcCCAATCAAGAGATTATATAGTTTTGTGTTATTATAAATGTTGTATTTAAACAATAAGGCCCGCGGAGGTGTGatatatggctaatataccacgACCAAGGGCTGTTCTTCGCATGAAGCAACGCAGAGTGCCTAGTGGACATCAGTTCGTGGTCCATTAAAATTCTTGGTCATACAAGCCACTTTATTAAATCCTGTTGTCCTTCTGAGAGGACATTCTGGGCTTTTCAATGAtatcacatgtgtgtgtgtaattattcATTATAATTTTTGTAAGTTTGATATTCAAATTGTTTCTAGAAAGTGAATAGCTCAGGAATAGTTATGTGAGTTATCAGAACTGTGTAATAATTTGTTCAGATTAATAAATAGTTAAAAGTAGAGTTTatcaagaaatgtcctctgtagtggacaccCGGATGCCACAACTATGTTTTTCACCTACTGTAATGTACATTTTTTTTCATATTTACTTCCTAATGACCACCTCAGAGGGCAATTTTGTACTTACAATAACAGGTAACATGTTTTCTTTCAACCCAAACACTTATGTCtgtaaaaaatacaataaaaatacACACTTTTCAGGAGAATACACCAGAAACATCTGAAGTGCCTTATTGCTTTTAGAAACTGCTTACCAAAgttattagagcagtacaaataaatgttttgtcatacctcaTACCTGTGGTAGACGGTCTGATAGACCAtgactttcagccaatcagcattcagggctcgaactacccagtttataatgctatttatacagtgtgtgtgtgtgtgtgagagagatgtggTTTTGAGCCATCATTCATACAATCCAATCAGGAAATACCTGTGAGAGACAGTTGGTCTATGAACAACATGCCTCAAGTGTACTGTTCTGTACAAGCTAAGACAAGGATCATGACAGCTGACGTGTCTCTGCCAGCCTGTCCACCATCTGCTGTTCCAGTTAAAGAATTCTAATCCAATGATGGTTTGTGTCTTGCAcacgcacacctacacacacgGCACGTGCAGTATAGCTGTAGGATTAACCATTAGAAATAGAATGTTAAATACTgacagcagaggaggctggttggtggagctataggaggaccgCTTCATTGTAATGGTTAGGATGGAATAAataaatggtatcaaatacatcaaacatatggaaaacaAATGTTTGAGTCCAACCATTCCATTCTTCTATtctagccattacaatgagcccgtcctcctgtaGCTCCGCCCACCAGCCTCCTGACAGTAAGTTGGTCACCATGATTTGGGATATTATGGCGGACTACGAAATTGTGCACGGAGAACGATTTGATGTTTGTACCTCGTATCACTCCGTCCAGAAGGTGATACGTTGTTGCCAGAAGCTGCAACCCGCATTATAAATATAACCAGTTTGAAAACAGTGAAgttcaaactaaggctggtgtaTTACGTTATTGCTAGGTTTCTTCTACTGTCTTAGATTTGGTTTGTGTAATATTGCATTCTGTTATGAAAAGGCATTCCATTATTTTGTCTTGGATAGAAATATGTCCGTATTGAAAAGAGCCAAAACATGGGAGATATCTGAATCTGAGGGCGAAAGCGATGCTGAAACTAAACCTTCAATCAAATGCATTGCATTTACCGATCACGGTGACGATAACAATGAAACAGCGACGGCCAATAGTCCTACTGACAGTCTCGAACAGGACAACAAAGACCACAACACAGATTGCAAGTCAACAGCCAAAACCGAACCAAGTGACACATTGGTGGCTCCACGACCCGCTAGATCCGGTACCGCAAGTCCGGGGAGAAAACGCCGAACCAAAGAGGAgatagaggcagacagacagagagttgaggagaggaaggaggccAGAGAGAAACTCAAGAGGGTGAGGGccgaagagaaggaggagaggcgagaagaTCAACAAAGGAGAAAAGAAGCTGCAGAGCATCAAAAGAGCCTCAGACCTGAGAACTGTTTGAAGTGCCTGACTGTCTGTATTGATCCAGGTAATTGGTCCTTTGTGAATGTAGGTGGATGGGGTTCAGATGGCGTTgaagcagaggaggctggtgggcgtCGCTAtaaacgtggtttccatatgtttgataccgaTCCATTTATAGAATTTCAGCTATTGCAATGAGCATGTCCTCCTATAGCttatcccaccagcctcctccgtGTCAAAGGCACACTGTAAATAAGATGTGACATCAGAGGACCACCGACACAACTAAAGGATGGTGGACATTTTTAAATGTGTGTTTCCATTCCCCAGCTCTACTGCAGGATGATGGATCGGATGTGTTGCTGGGAACTCTGTCTGCAGTTGAGTGGAGGAGCAGCATTGAGACACAGCAGCTCCCTCACAGCATCACTTGGACCAGAGATCTTCCGCCGGTAACATACcatcacacacagacaatacGAGCACCACAACGCTGTCTCGGCCCCTCAGGTTGACTAGATAATGTCTTGGTGTTGTCAGGAGAAAGACAGCAGTGGACCACTGGAGGAGGAGCAGGTTCTGCTGGTGTTGGGTCTGACTGACTTCATGGGCATGGTGGTGTCAGTCAAACAGGTGAGTGACTTTTAAACCTCAACAAATTCCCTGGTGTCTCCACCAGTGTGTGCAAAGCGAACGTTCACATTTTCTGTTCACCCAGACACTGCATGGCAACGGGGAGGAATCGGCAGTGGAGTCGTTCTTCAAGCTTTTGTCCGAGTGCCTCAACCGAGATGCCAAGATGGCGGTCACTGTTTTAGTGATGGGATCCAACGCAAATAGCTGGTTCGTATGAGATCTGTTTTAAGAATGTGTCTCTAAACCTTGGTCCTTGAGACACCCTGTATGAGAAGAGACTGGATGTATATGTTGGTCTGTCACCAGGACTGGGACATGGGATGTACCCGAGTTGAGCCAAAGATCTCAGTTGGGAATGGAGGATCTGGACATTGAGGAGGTAAGGTCTCTTTCTGATATACTATACAATCTCACTTCAACACATGCATTTGTAGCGGCTGGTTTTTCCGTTTCCAGTGTCGTGCAGAAATGAACCATTTTTCAAGCTGCTTTTTGTACTTGTCTCCTCGAACGGTTCCTACCCATCGTGTCATGGAGCTCGATGGTTTTCACCTAACTTGTCTTCATCTGTCCTCAGGTATTGGTTTTCCTGCAACTGTACCGGAACGTTACTGTGGTCTTCCTGGACAGCTGGCAGGATGTCACAGACCATGTATGTGCCGTCACCAAGGCCCTGTCCAAACGGCCCTACAAGTATGAACCCAGTGAACTCTTCATATTCCACATCATTAAGAATTATTCAACTTAGGAATCTTATCAGTTGGAATTCATTTACTGCCATGCCATGAGGACAGGCTTTGAGCATCGCTAGCTTACTTTCTTTACTGTGATTAAACATTAAGTCTGGTAACTAACTTTTGTGCTGGATACAGTGGGGAAACTACAAAGCAAGCAGGCTTTTGCTCCTGCCCAGCAGTACCAAACCTGAGATACCGATCGACTTCATGATTTCGATTCTAATGTGTGCTTGAGCTAGGCTGAAACGTAATCCAGCAAACCCCGTAGCTGTCCAGGGTTGACGAGGCTTGGTGAGCAGTCCATTGCTGTAGAGCACAATCTTTAAACTGTGGTCACGCCTTTCCACGCCACTGCAGACTGCTGACGGAGAGGTGCGAGTTGCCGTTCTGTGTGGATGGCTCATGGGCCAGTGGGGTGCGTGTGGAGCGGGATGGAGCTGGGCTGGGCGAGGTGTGGAGCAGGCAGATCACACAGCTCAACAGGGTCAGCCCTGCAGTGGCCTCCACTTTGACCACAGCCTACCCCTCACCGCAGATACTACTGCAGGTAGCAATCGTTCTACGTGTCTGTTTAGTCAGGATCATTGACATAACATAAGCATTTATGACCAATGTAAGTCCTACAATTCATTATAAATGTACCACAATGGCCTATACCTGCAGGCTATATGTTTAGCAATCATTTATATGGCTCTTATATAATGGGTTGACTTTCATTGCATATAAGGGCAAAAAAACTATAGGAGTTTGGTACAGTAGATGACCAGAAGTTATGGGTTTTCTTTGGGGTCAGGTTGAAATTTGTTTGGCGTATGACATGGTCACATCACTGACATGATATCAACAAACTGCATAAATTAAATACATACTTTTATACTGTATGTCAATCTATATTTGACACAGGTCTGTCTTGAATGTGGATAGTTGACTTGTTTAATGTTTCACCTTCAGGCCTACAGTAGCTTAGAGtctgaggaagagaagagggggctGCTGGCAGGCCTACTAGTGAAgactggagggaaggagagacgcATCGGACCTGAAATCTCAGCCAGAGTCTACCGTTACCTCACAGCTCAAAACCCCCAGCTGGTCCTGGACTAGTTGACCATTCTGGCGTCACTGTAACTAATTGATACCTAATGAATTCCTAATTGTCCCTTTGGCATGTTGTGTAGGTCTATGCATCAGCAGTATTAGTAATATCTTTTGTGCTTTGATGGGCTGGATGGAGCATATCAGAACAATAATGGCCTAAGGACCAAACCCTGTGGAACTCCATCTTTAACCTTAGGCACTCAATTCGCTCGGGTGTACCTAAGTGCCTCAGGCCTGGGGTCAGTTTGGGTGTACAACTTTTCTAAACACTTAAATACATGCAGAACTTTTAAGTTTACATAAGTTAGATATGGCCTTGGTTGCACATGGGGTGATTATCAAAATGAGTGAAGTATAGTACTGTAGCACTTTGTATATTTAAGAGAGGATGGCAGTAGGTTTGTATATGAAAAAGTAAATTATGATTAAATGCTTGTAACACAATGtttgttttacatgttttttttttacaattcatTTGCGTTCAGCATGAAAGGTTAAACAAATTGGCAAGAAAATAAACATATCTTACTGCAGGACACATCACATGGTGACTATAAgctactataagtaaagcatgaGTCAGAAACTGCAAAATATCAGAAAAACATGGAGAGCAAAGCGCTATTAGAGAACACAAGAACATGGCCACCAATGCGCAGTATAAAACATTTAGATAATGTTAATTGTATGTCAGCATTGTTCTTTCAAAGGCCAAAACcaccattggtgtgtgtgtggccaaatacctattttcatgtcatctgaccatagcccCTCCTGGATTCAGCTAAatggcattggcacttggattgaaACCAGTGCTATAATGGTCACCTGACACAAAAATAGAAGTCTTTGGCCACACATAACAGCGGTGGGTTTGACTTTCAAAAGAACAATGCATATGCAGAAAATACCTCatccctactgtaaaatatggtggtggatctttgttATGGAGCTATTTTGCATCCACTGGTCCTGGagtccttgttaaggtcaacagcatcatgaactttaccaagtaccaggacattttagccccccccaaaaaactggttccctctgccaggaggctgaaagtGGATCTTCcggcaagacaataaccccaagcgcGCATTTTTCAATGGCCGTCTCAGTCTCCGGAATTGAAcctcattgaaaacctgtggtttgagtTGAAGAGagcagtccataagcgcagacgaaggatatcaaggatcttgGAAAGATTCAGCATGGAAAACGGGATCCAATCATTTTGACCGCTATCTATtagagatttttttttattacttgttaaatataatctctttctctgagcaaaagtattagtataaaataatattgtaaaaaataaaacaaatgtagcatacaatatagcacagtatttgtattatattttatagtgtcttttttgctcatctttatcaagggatccAATCATTCAGTATAGGGAGTGTACATACAGTGGATAACAGATTTAGAACTAAGTCATCTGACTTGAACGGGGTGGTGGATATTGGGGTGGCTGTCTTCCCCTTCCCTACAGCCAGGCAAACTGGGGAAAGTTTGGAAGGACAGTCTCGAGGGTGAGCGAGCATTCCACTCAGAAAGTCTTAAAGTGCTTAGAAATCTGAGCTAAGATAAAACTCTTTCACTCTTGTGGACTTTTCCACCAGTAGATGGTAGTGGCATTTATAGAAAGGTTCAGAATAGATAAAGTGCCAACTTTATCTAACATTTCTGAGTGGATATTTGAAAAGAAAAGTCATGTCCTCACTGTCAGAGTTGCTCCCTGGAAGGGTGGGCAGGCAGGGGCACAGGGAGAGGCAGGTGcacagggagaggcagggctGGGAACTGGACGAGAGGAGGCAGGGgcacagggagaggcaggggcacagggagaggcagggctGGGAACTGGACGAGAGGAGGCAGGGgcacagggagaggcaggggcacagggagaggcagggctGGGAACTGGATGAGAGGAGGCAGGGgcacagggagaggcaggggcacagggagaggcagggctGGGAACTGGACGAGAGGAGGCAGGGGcacagggagaggcagggctGGGAACTGGACGAGAGGAGGCAGGAGCACATGGAGAGGCAGGGCTGGGAACTGGACGAGAGGAGGCAGGGGcacagggagaggcagggctGGGAACTGGACGAGAGGAGGCAGGAGCACATGGAGAGGCAGGGCTGGGAACTGGACGAGAGGAGGCAGGGGCACAGGGAGAGGCATGGCTGGGAACTGGATGAGAGGAGGCAGGGGCACAGGGAGATGCAGGGCTGGGAACTGGACAAGAGGAGGCAGGGGCACAGGGAGAGGCAGGAGcacagggagaggcagggctGGGAACTGGACGAGAGGAGGCAGGGGcacagggagaggcagggctGGGAACTGGACGAGAGGAGGCAGGGGcacagggagaggcagggctGGGAACTGGACGAGAGGAGGCAGGAgcacagggagaggcaggggcacagggagaggcagggctGGGAACTGGACGAGAGGAGGCAGGGgcacagggagaggcaggggcacagggagaggcagggctGGGAACTGGACGAGAGGAGGCAGGGGcacagggagaggcagggctGGGAACTGGACGAGAGGAGGCAGGGGcacagggagaggcagggctGGGAACTGGACGAGAGGAGGCAGGGGCATTGGCATGATTGGGTACAGGGCTAGGGAAGGAGCAGGCACTTAGGGTGGGCACCTGGCTGAGACAGGGGCTTGGGCATGGACTAGGCTCCTCAGGCAAGTCATCAGGCAACTCCACTGCAAAGTCATCAAAGAAGTCTTCATTCAAGTCCTCCATCAAGTCTTCAGACTGCTCGGGGGTGCCGTTACTGAGGGTGAACACCCAGCCAAGCTGGTTGTGGAGGAGATGGCGCAGGCCCGGGGGCAGGGGCAGCACGTTCAGGATGTCAGGGCAGTCGGGCCGCTGCTGGCGCAAGCGAGAGCAAGAGAGGTACTGCAGGGAGGTGGGCGTGTAGCAGGACCGGATCACCTTCATACTGCTCTTGGCTGCAGTGGAGCACACCACAGGGTAGAACTTCTTATTCTGCAGCCTGGTGGCGGCCACACCTGAGGAACAGGAAGAAGGGAAGAGACCGAGACATTAGGCACATGGTCTCATGTAAATCTAGAGCAAATGTTACCCTTACAGTTGAGGTAGGATGTCAGCCATCTGAACAATCTTAAGTGAACAAAAATATGCtgttcataaaaggaaatcagtcaattgaaataaattcattaggccttaatctatggatttcacatgattggggaTACATAAAGGCATCTGTTggttttatattatatatatatatatatatatatatatatatatatggtaggtgcgtgaatcagaaaaccagtcagcatatggtgtgaccaccatttgcctcatgcagcgcgacacatttccttcgcatagagttgatcaggctgttgattgtggctggtggaatgttgtcccactcctcttcaatggctgtgcgaagttgctggatgtttgcgggaactggaacacgctattGTACACgaagatccagagcatcccaaacatgctcaatgggtgacatgtctggtgagtatgcaggccattttcagcttccaggaattgtgtacagatcctgaaccttgaggtgatggtggcggaagaatggcacgacaatgggcctcaggatcttgtcacggtatctctgtgcattcaaattgccctCGGTAAAATGaggttgtgttcattgtccatagcttatgcctgcccataccataaccccaccgccaccatggggcactctgttcacaactttgacGGCAGAAatccgctcgcccacacgacgtcatctgccatctgcccggtagaGTTGAAACCGGggttcatctgtgaagagcacacttcagAGTGCACGtgaccatcgaaggtgagcattttcctaCTGAAGAAGTAGGTTAAGACGCCGAACTGCCGGTCAGGTCAAGGTCAGGTCAAGGTCAGGTCAAGGACGACAAGCacccagatgagcttccctgagacggtttctgacagtttgtgtagaaattctttggttgtgcaaacccacagtttcagcagctgtctgggtggctggtctcagaccatcccgcaggtgaagaagccggatgtggaggtcctaagCTGGCATGtgttt contains:
- the LOC135504883 gene encoding probable crossover junction endonuclease EME2, which translates into the protein MSVLKRAKTWEISESEGESDAETKPSIKCIAFTDHGDDNNETATANSPTDSLEQDNKDHNTDCKSTAKTEPSDTLVAPRPARSGTASPGRKRRTKEEIEADRQRVEERKEAREKLKRVRAEEKEERREDQQRRKEAAEHQKSLRPENCLKCLTVCIDPALLQDDGSDVLLGTLSAVEWRSSIETQQLPHSITWTRDLPPEKDSSGPLEEEQVLLVLGLTDFMGMVVSVKQTLHGNGEESAVESFFKLLSECLNRDAKMAVTVLVMGSNANSWTGTWDVPELSQRSQLGMEDLDIEEVLVFLQLYRNVTVVFLDSWQDVTDHVCAVTKALSKRPYKLLTERCELPFCVDGSWASGVRVERDGAGLGEVWSRQITQLNRVSPAVASTLTTAYPSPQILLQAYSSLESEEEKRGLLAGLLVKTGGKERRIGPEISARVYRYLTAQNPQLVLD
- the LOC135504881 gene encoding serine/threonine-protein kinase WNK2-like, with amino-acid sequence MLRRSRNIRAPHYVWSDIRRDIDAVVLVNDREEWGNEHTQISDSDSEVDYLAVTPEVTDVVPDTVPVTGESYCHCNAQEETSPGALLQGFQPLTDCLCGEEDQGFDWVWDEGVKSNAALLSCDNRKVSFHSEYSCGTAAIRGTKELTDGQHFWEIKMTSPVYGTDMMVGIGTAEVNLDKFQHSFCSMLGMDEDSWGLSYTGMLQHKGDKVNFSSRFGQGSIIGLHFDTWHGTLTFYKNRRCIGVAATRLQNKKFYPVVCSTAAKSSMKVIRSCYTPTSLQYLSCSRLRQQRPDCPDILNVLPLPPGLRHLLHNQLGWVFTLSNGTPEQSEDLMEDLNEDFFDDFAVELPDDLPEEPSPCPSPCLSQVPTLSACSFPSPVPNHANAPASSRPVPSPASPCAPASSRPVPSPASPCAPASSRPVPSPASPCAPASPCAPASSRPVPSPASPCAPASPCAPASSRPVPSPASPCAPASSRPVPSPASPCAPASSRPVPSPASPCAPASPCAPASSCPVPSPASPCAPASSHPVPSHASPCAPASSRPVPSPASPCAPASSRPVPSPASPCAPASSRPVPSPASPCAPASSRPVPSPASPCAPASSRPVPSPASPCAPASPCAPASSHPVPSPASPCAPASPCAPASSRPVPSPASPCAPASPCAPASSRPVPSPASPCAPASPCAPACPPFQGATLTVRT